From a region of the Bradyrhizobium diazoefficiens genome:
- a CDS encoding feruloyl-CoA synthase: MSAQPSSSSTEPGASTFPLRPISFGDPVVNIERRDDGTIYLRPKQPLGDYPARITDRLHHWARTTPDRVFMAERDGDRGWRKITYAELLTASRHIASSLIARGLSAERPVVILSGNSIDHALLAFGAFYAGIPFCPVSPAYSLVSKDYGKLSYLMKLLTPGLVFAEDADKFADALAANVSLGTEIAASYGGVPGRDVTLLADLMATPIRGDLDDVHGRIGPDTIAKFLLTSGSTGNPKAVINTQRMICANQVMLRETLAFLKDEPPVIIDWLPWNHTFGGNHNIGLTLYNGGSMYLDAGKPMPGGIEQTVRNLQEISPTVYFNVPKGYESLLPYLRDDQGLRAKFFDRLHAMFFSGAALSPFIWNSLDELAVKEKGYRVPMLTGLGATETAPFFMSVNPRTSRSGHVGLPVSGNDAKLVPNNGKLELRAKGPNVMPGYWRQPDISAKSFDEEGFYKMGDALKPSDPDDLNAGFDFDGRIGEDFKLASGTWVSVGPLRARLIAACAPLVRDVVIAGINRDEVSALVVLDLDGCRLINPTLPTDDLIVATRDRLVREAFRERLTRFLSQATGSSTRITRAILMDAPLSIDKGEVTDKGSINQRAVLEHRAALIEELYAANPSDRVISVG; encoded by the coding sequence ATGAGCGCGCAGCCGTCCTCTTCCAGCACGGAGCCCGGCGCGAGCACCTTTCCGCTGCGGCCCATCTCGTTCGGCGATCCCGTCGTCAACATCGAGCGGCGCGACGACGGCACGATTTACCTGCGGCCCAAACAGCCGCTCGGCGACTATCCCGCCCGCATCACCGATCGCCTGCATCACTGGGCCAGGACCACGCCGGACCGCGTCTTCATGGCCGAGCGCGACGGCGACCGCGGCTGGCGCAAGATCACCTACGCCGAGCTGCTCACCGCGAGCCGGCACATCGCATCAAGCCTGATTGCGCGCGGGCTGTCGGCGGAGCGGCCGGTCGTCATCCTCTCCGGCAATTCGATCGACCACGCACTGCTCGCGTTCGGCGCGTTCTATGCCGGCATTCCGTTCTGCCCGGTGTCGCCGGCCTATTCGCTGGTGTCGAAAGACTACGGCAAGCTGTCCTACCTGATGAAGCTGCTGACGCCCGGCCTGGTCTTCGCCGAGGATGCCGACAAGTTCGCCGATGCGCTCGCCGCCAATGTCTCACTCGGCACCGAGATCGCCGCGTCCTATGGCGGCGTGCCGGGCCGCGACGTCACCCTGCTCGCCGACCTCATGGCGACGCCGATCCGCGGCGATCTCGACGACGTTCACGGCAGGATCGGCCCCGACACGATCGCGAAATTCCTGCTGACCTCGGGCTCGACCGGCAATCCCAAGGCCGTCATCAACACCCAGCGCATGATCTGCGCCAACCAGGTGATGTTGCGCGAGACGCTCGCCTTCCTGAAGGACGAGCCGCCCGTCATCATCGACTGGCTGCCCTGGAACCACACCTTTGGCGGCAACCACAATATCGGCCTGACGCTCTACAATGGCGGCTCGATGTATCTCGACGCCGGCAAGCCGATGCCCGGCGGCATCGAGCAGACCGTGCGCAATCTCCAGGAGATCTCGCCGACGGTCTATTTCAACGTGCCCAAGGGCTATGAGTCGCTGCTGCCCTATCTGCGCGATGACCAGGGCCTGCGCGCAAAATTCTTCGACCGGTTGCACGCGATGTTCTTCTCGGGCGCCGCGCTGTCGCCGTTCATCTGGAACAGCCTCGATGAGCTCGCGGTGAAGGAAAAAGGCTATCGCGTGCCGATGCTGACCGGGCTCGGCGCCACCGAGACCGCGCCGTTCTTCATGTCGGTCAATCCGCGCACCAGCCGCTCCGGCCATGTCGGGTTGCCGGTATCAGGCAACGACGCCAAGCTGGTGCCGAACAACGGCAAGCTGGAATTGCGCGCCAAGGGGCCGAACGTCATGCCCGGCTACTGGCGCCAACCCGACATCAGCGCGAAATCCTTCGACGAGGAAGGATTTTACAAGATGGGCGATGCGCTGAAGCCGTCCGACCCTGACGATCTCAACGCCGGGTTCGATTTCGACGGCCGTATCGGTGAAGATTTCAAGCTCGCCAGCGGCACCTGGGTCAGCGTCGGCCCCTTGCGCGCGCGCCTCATAGCGGCCTGCGCCCCGCTGGTGCGCGACGTCGTCATCGCCGGCATCAACCGTGACGAAGTCTCGGCCCTGGTCGTGCTCGATCTCGACGGTTGCCGGCTGATCAATCCGACGCTGCCGACCGACGATCTCATTGTCGCGACGCGCGACCGGCTGGTACGCGAGGCCTTCCGCGAGCGCCTGACCCGTTTCCTTAGCCAAGCCACCGGATCGTCGACGCGGATCACGCGCGCGATCCTGATGGACGCGCCGCTCTCGATCGACAAGGGCGAGGTCACCGACAAGGGCTCGATCAACCAGCGCGCGGTGCTCGAGCATCGTGCCGCCCTGATCGAGGAGCTCTACGCTGCCAATCCTTCGGACCGCGTGATATCGGTCGGCTAA
- a CDS encoding crotonase/enoyl-CoA hydratase family protein translates to MTQGNAEAAEAGASGLLKIERLDRVLTVGLNRPAKRNALNDGIILEIGECFASLPADIGAIVIHGIGDHFSSGLDLSELTEHDATGGLLHSQMWHRVFDRIQYSRVPVIAALGGAVIGGGLELACSAHIRVAEPSTYFALPEGQRGIFVGGGGSVRLPRLIGVARMMDMMLTGRVYSATEGASYGFAQYVTEPGNALGKALELATKVASNAPLTNFAVLQALPMIAEANPQTGLLMESLMATVAQSDKEAKRRIREFLDHKTAKVKPKS, encoded by the coding sequence ATGACACAGGGAAACGCCGAGGCCGCTGAGGCGGGTGCCTCCGGGCTATTGAAGATCGAGCGGCTGGACCGGGTTCTAACCGTGGGTCTGAACCGGCCGGCCAAGCGCAATGCGCTCAACGACGGCATCATCCTGGAAATCGGCGAGTGTTTTGCGTCCCTGCCCGCGGATATCGGCGCGATTGTCATCCACGGCATCGGCGACCATTTCTCCTCCGGCCTCGATCTGTCCGAGCTGACCGAGCATGACGCGACCGGCGGCCTTCTCCATTCCCAGATGTGGCACCGGGTGTTCGACCGTATCCAGTACAGCCGCGTGCCCGTGATCGCGGCCCTCGGGGGGGCCGTGATCGGCGGCGGGCTGGAGCTTGCCTGCTCGGCGCATATCCGCGTCGCCGAGCCCTCGACCTATTTCGCGCTGCCGGAGGGACAGCGCGGCATCTTCGTCGGCGGCGGCGGCTCGGTACGGCTGCCGCGGCTGATCGGCGTCGCCAGGATGATGGACATGATGCTGACGGGTCGCGTCTATAGTGCGACCGAAGGAGCCTCCTACGGCTTCGCGCAATATGTGACGGAACCCGGCAACGCGCTTGGCAAGGCGCTGGAGCTCGCGACCAAGGTCGCGTCCAACGCGCCGCTGACGAATTTCGCCGTGCTGCAGGCGCTGCCGATGATCGCGGAGGCCAATCCCCAAACGGGTCTGTTGATGGAATCGCTGATGGCGACCGTCGCGCAGAGCGACAAAGAGGCAAAACGCAGGATCCGCGAATTCCTCGACCACAAGACCGCAAAGGTGAAGCCGAAATCATGA
- a CDS encoding type II toxin-antitoxin system HicB family antitoxin encodes MRHYIGLIHKDANSDFGVLFPDLPGLVTAGTTLDEARDMAEEALAFHLEGMAEDGEAIPEPSSLEEIMSNPENRSGVAILVSVKDHQPKIVRVNVTLPGDVLEQIDRYAEAHGYTRSGLLAQAAKKLMTEAA; translated from the coding sequence ATGCGTCATTACATCGGTCTGATCCATAAGGATGCCAACAGCGATTTCGGCGTGTTGTTTCCCGATCTGCCGGGCCTTGTGACCGCGGGGACCACGCTCGACGAAGCGCGCGACATGGCCGAGGAGGCGCTGGCGTTTCATCTCGAAGGTATGGCGGAAGACGGAGAGGCCATCCCGGAGCCTTCATCTCTCGAAGAGATCATGTCGAATCCCGAGAACCGTTCAGGCGTTGCCATTCTGGTGTCGGTGAAGGACCACCAGCCAAAGATCGTACGCGTCAACGTCACCCTGCCCGGCGATGTGCTGGAGCAGATCGACAGATATGCCGAGGCCCACGGCTACACGCGTTCGGGCCTGCTTGCGCAGGCCGCGAAGAAGCTGATGACCGAAGCTGCCTGA
- a CDS encoding type II toxin-antitoxin system HicA family toxin, translating into MNSREIIAALQGDGWVQVAQKGSHVQFKHPTKKGRVTVPHPKRDVPLGTLKSIERQSGLKLR; encoded by the coding sequence ATGAATAGCCGGGAGATCATCGCGGCGCTGCAAGGGGATGGCTGGGTTCAAGTGGCTCAAAAGGGCAGCCACGTTCAGTTCAAGCACCCGACCAAAAAGGGCCGCGTCACGGTCCCTCATCCGAAGCGGGACGTTCCGCTTGGGACCCTGAAGAGTATTGAACGGCAGTCCGGCCTGAAGCTGAGGTGA
- a CDS encoding DUF3237 domain-containing protein produces the protein MTTPTLETKYVFTITARIGDVVTAGETGIGVRRIIPILGGEVTGAIKGKVLPFGADFQTIRPNELIDLEAKYAFETDDGAVVYVENKGMRFGPIELLQKLKRGEPVDPRLIYFRTVPKFETGHANYRWLMQHIFVASAARHADRVVIDAHQVM, from the coding sequence ATGACCACACCGACGCTCGAAACCAAATACGTCTTTACCATCACCGCGCGCATCGGCGACGTCGTCACCGCCGGTGAGACCGGCATCGGCGTCCGCCGCATCATTCCGATCCTCGGCGGCGAAGTGACGGGGGCGATCAAAGGCAAGGTGCTGCCGTTCGGGGCCGACTTCCAGACCATCCGTCCCAACGAGTTGATCGACCTCGAAGCGAAATACGCCTTCGAGACCGACGACGGCGCCGTCGTCTATGTCGAGAACAAGGGCATGCGCTTCGGACCGATCGAGCTGCTGCAGAAGCTCAAGCGCGGCGAGCCGGTCGATCCCAGGCTGATCTATTTCCGCACGGTGCCAAAGTTCGAGACCGGGCACGCGAACTATCGCTGGCTGATGCAGCACATCTTTGTCGCCTCCGCAGCGCGGCACGCGGATCGCGTGGTGATCGATGCGCATCAGGTGATGTAG
- a CDS encoding TRAP transporter permease yields MSTDAVAVIGFVSLFALMLLRVPVGMAMGLVGVSGFSYLVGATPALKLVGQTSMRTVTDYTFGVIPMFLLMGSFVSNSGMSRELFRAANGFVGHLRGGLGIATVGACGGFAAICGSSVATAATFSAVAYPEMRRFGYPQSFATGVIAAGGTLGAMLPPSTVLAVYGIITEQDIGKLFIAGIVPGLLAMTMYMITIGLIGYFRPDFLPKGKVLPWRERFAGLKDIWAPVLLFVFVIGGLYGLPFLPRFTPTEAGGVGATGAFIIGVLTSRLDREKILASLLQATRTAAAVFTVLIGALIFGYFLTVTQTPQKVTEFLTGLGLGPYGVLALIMGMYLVLGCLMDAMAMIILTVPIIFPVIMHLGFDPIWFGVIIVMTVELGLIHPPVGMNVFVIKSVVKDVSFSTIFKGVIPFVVTDLIRLVILIAFPLLATWLPTRMMAH; encoded by the coding sequence ATGAGCACCGATGCCGTCGCCGTTATCGGCTTCGTTTCCCTGTTCGCGCTGATGCTGCTGCGGGTGCCTGTCGGCATGGCCATGGGCCTCGTCGGCGTCTCCGGCTTCTCCTACCTCGTCGGCGCGACACCGGCGCTGAAGCTGGTCGGCCAGACCTCGATGCGCACGGTCACCGACTACACCTTCGGCGTCATCCCGATGTTCCTGCTGATGGGCTCCTTCGTCTCCAATTCCGGCATGAGCCGCGAGCTGTTCCGCGCCGCCAACGGCTTCGTCGGGCACTTGCGCGGCGGCCTCGGCATCGCCACCGTCGGAGCCTGCGGCGGCTTTGCCGCGATCTGCGGCTCCTCCGTCGCGACCGCCGCGACCTTCTCCGCGGTGGCCTATCCCGAGATGCGCCGCTTCGGCTATCCGCAGTCCTTTGCCACCGGCGTGATCGCAGCGGGCGGCACGCTGGGCGCGATGCTGCCGCCCTCCACCGTGCTCGCGGTTTACGGTATCATCACCGAGCAGGACATCGGAAAACTGTTCATCGCCGGCATCGTCCCGGGCCTCCTGGCGATGACGATGTACATGATCACGATCGGCCTGATCGGCTATTTCCGCCCCGACTTCCTGCCCAAAGGCAAGGTGCTGCCGTGGCGCGAGCGCTTCGCCGGACTGAAGGACATCTGGGCGCCGGTGCTGCTGTTCGTCTTCGTGATCGGGGGCCTCTATGGCCTGCCCTTCCTGCCGCGCTTCACGCCGACCGAAGCCGGCGGCGTCGGTGCCACCGGCGCCTTCATCATCGGCGTGCTGACGAGCCGCCTCGACCGCGAGAAGATTTTGGCCTCGCTGCTCCAGGCGACGCGCACCGCCGCCGCGGTGTTCACCGTGCTGATCGGCGCGCTGATCTTCGGCTATTTCCTGACGGTGACGCAAACGCCGCAGAAGGTGACCGAATTCCTCACCGGCCTCGGCCTCGGCCCCTACGGCGTGCTGGCGCTGATCATGGGGATGTATCTCGTGCTGGGCTGCCTGATGGACGCCATGGCGATGATCATCCTGACCGTGCCGATCATCTTCCCGGTGATCATGCATCTCGGCTTCGACCCGATCTGGTTCGGCGTCATCATCGTGATGACCGTCGAGCTCGGCCTGATCCACCCGCCGGTCGGCATGAATGTCTTCGTCATCAAGAGCGTGGTGAAGGACGTCTCGTTCTCCACCATATTCAAGGGCGTTATTCCGTTCGTGGTCACGGACCTGATCCGCCTGGTGATCCTGATCGCGTTCCCGCTGCTCGCGACCTGGCTGCCGACGCGAATGATGGCGCATTGA
- a CDS encoding TRAP transporter small permease: MKRSWMDRVIDTIEWIAAGFVGIVALDIFLSVLLRNTLNYSIPDSFDIGRMLLGILIFWGIAATSYRGTHITVDLVWSNVGPRYQRWIDVFATLVLLFVVTVQTWTLFDKVRGTYNDNVQTFDMHMPTWPFFAIAWIGDVSAVLLIAIRTYRLIFHPEEMHDPKLKATE; this comes from the coding sequence ATGAAGCGCTCCTGGATGGACCGCGTCATCGACACGATCGAGTGGATCGCGGCCGGCTTCGTCGGCATCGTCGCGCTCGACATTTTCCTGTCGGTGCTGCTGCGCAACACGCTGAACTACTCGATCCCCGATTCGTTCGACATCGGCCGCATGCTGCTCGGCATCCTCATTTTCTGGGGCATCGCGGCGACCTCCTATCGCGGCACCCATATCACGGTCGATCTGGTCTGGAGCAACGTCGGGCCGCGTTATCAGCGCTGGATCGACGTGTTCGCGACCCTGGTGCTGCTGTTCGTCGTCACGGTGCAGACCTGGACGCTGTTCGACAAGGTGCGCGGCACCTACAACGACAACGTCCAGACCTTCGACATGCACATGCCGACCTGGCCGTTCTTCGCGATCGCCTGGATCGGCGACGTCTCCGCGGTGCTGCTGATCGCTATCCGCACCTACCGGCTAATCTTCCATCCGGAAGAGATGCACGACCCCAAGCTGAAGGCGACGGAGTAA
- a CDS encoding TRAP transporter substrate-binding protein: MRKACLALLLAASVTPAFAQDKTFDLKISHWVPASHPLQKSLEDWAAAVEKDSGGTIKGKVFPAQQLGKAFDHYDMARDGIADVTYVNPGYQPGRFPIIGAGELPFLISDAKGGSMGLDAWYRKYAEKEMKDVKYCLAFVHSPSSFHSRTKKIVMPEDVKGMKIRPAHATMANFVTSLGGTNVQSSAPEVRDIIERGVADAVTFPWGSLVLFGIDKVTKYDMDAPLYTTTFVFVINKDKYNAMSAKQKAAIDKNCTTEMAGVVGEHWGKFEDAGIDKVKAESSHEVYKLTGAQTAAWKKAAEPLVKTWADGAKKAGADPDAALADLKASLKKYNALAE, translated from the coding sequence ATGAGAAAAGCCTGTCTGGCACTGCTGCTGGCCGCGAGCGTGACGCCTGCGTTCGCGCAGGACAAGACCTTCGATTTGAAGATCTCGCACTGGGTGCCGGCTTCGCATCCGTTGCAGAAGTCCCTGGAGGACTGGGCCGCGGCGGTCGAGAAGGATTCCGGCGGCACCATCAAGGGCAAGGTGTTTCCGGCCCAGCAGCTCGGCAAGGCGTTCGACCATTATGACATGGCGCGCGACGGCATCGCCGACGTCACCTACGTCAATCCCGGCTACCAGCCCGGCCGCTTCCCGATCATCGGCGCCGGCGAACTGCCGTTCCTGATCTCGGACGCCAAGGGCGGCTCGATGGGATTGGACGCCTGGTACCGCAAATATGCCGAGAAGGAGATGAAGGACGTCAAATACTGCCTCGCCTTCGTCCACTCGCCCTCCTCCTTCCACTCCCGCACCAAGAAGATCGTGATGCCCGAGGACGTCAAGGGCATGAAGATCCGCCCGGCGCACGCCACCATGGCGAACTTCGTCACCTCGCTCGGCGGCACCAACGTGCAATCCTCGGCTCCGGAAGTGCGTGATATCATCGAGCGCGGCGTCGCCGATGCGGTGACCTTCCCCTGGGGATCGCTGGTGCTGTTCGGCATCGACAAGGTGACCAAGTACGACATGGACGCGCCGCTCTACACCACGACCTTCGTGTTCGTGATCAACAAGGACAAATACAATGCGATGTCCGCCAAGCAGAAGGCCGCGATCGACAAGAACTGCACGACCGAGATGGCGGGTGTGGTCGGCGAGCACTGGGGCAAGTTCGAGGATGCCGGCATCGACAAGGTAAAGGCGGAATCCAGCCACGAGGTCTACAAGCTGACGGGCGCGCAGACCGCAGCCTGGAAGAAGGCCGCCGAGCCGCTGGTGAAGACCTGGGCCGACGGCGCCAAGAAGGCCGGCGCCGATCCGGACGCCGCGCTGGCGGATTTGAAGGCCTCGCTGAAGAAGTACAACGCGCTGGCGGAGTAG
- the pobA gene encoding 4-hydroxybenzoate 3-monooxygenase, with amino-acid sequence MRTKVAIIGAGPAGLLLGQLLHGYGIDNVILERQSPDYVLGRIRAGLLEEGTVALLDQIGAGARAHAEGLVHEGIELAFAGRRHRIDMKGATGKTVMIYGQTEVTLDLMNARKAAGLTSVYEARDVQPHDFDGGHPRVTYVKDGVTHAIDCDFIAGCDGFHGVSRASVPASAVEEFERIYPFGWLGILSETPPVSHELIYSNHARGFALCTMRSMKRSRYYVQCSLDDHVDQWPDDRFWDELKRRLDQEAADSLITGPSIEKSIAPLRSFVAEPMRFGRMFLCGDAAHIVPPTGAKGLNLAASDAHYLSGALREFYDEKSSAGIDAYSTTALARVWKAVRFSWWMTSMLHKFPDTGTIGARIQLAELDYVTQSQAAMTSLSENYVGLPF; translated from the coding sequence TTGCGGACAAAAGTCGCAATCATCGGGGCCGGGCCGGCCGGATTGTTGCTTGGGCAACTTCTGCACGGATACGGCATCGACAATGTCATCCTGGAGCGGCAGAGCCCGGACTACGTGCTCGGCCGCATCCGCGCCGGCCTGCTGGAGGAGGGAACCGTCGCGCTGCTCGACCAGATCGGCGCTGGCGCGCGGGCGCATGCCGAAGGCCTGGTGCACGAGGGCATCGAGCTCGCCTTTGCCGGTCGCCGTCACCGCATCGACATGAAGGGCGCCACCGGGAAGACGGTCATGATCTATGGCCAGACCGAGGTCACACTCGACCTGATGAATGCGCGGAAAGCCGCCGGCCTCACGTCGGTCTACGAGGCCAGGGACGTGCAGCCGCATGATTTCGACGGCGGTCACCCGCGCGTAACCTACGTCAAGGACGGTGTCACACACGCGATCGACTGCGACTTCATCGCCGGCTGCGACGGTTTTCACGGCGTCAGCCGCGCCAGCGTTCCGGCCTCGGCGGTCGAGGAGTTCGAGCGGATCTATCCGTTCGGCTGGCTCGGTATCCTCTCGGAGACGCCGCCGGTCAGCCATGAGCTGATCTATTCCAATCACGCCCGCGGCTTTGCGCTCTGCACCATGCGCTCGATGAAGCGCAGCCGGTATTACGTGCAGTGCTCGCTCGACGATCACGTCGACCAGTGGCCGGACGATCGGTTCTGGGACGAGCTCAAACGCCGGCTCGATCAGGAGGCGGCCGACAGCCTCATCACGGGACCCTCGATCGAAAAGAGCATTGCGCCCTTGCGCAGCTTCGTCGCCGAGCCGATGCGCTTCGGCCGGATGTTTTTGTGCGGCGACGCCGCCCACATCGTGCCGCCGACCGGCGCCAAGGGTCTGAACTTGGCCGCCAGCGACGCGCATTATCTGTCGGGCGCGCTGCGCGAATTCTACGACGAGAAATCCAGCGCCGGGATTGACGCCTATTCCACCACCGCGCTGGCACGGGTCTGGAAGGCCGTGCGCTTCTCCTGGTGGATGACCTCAATGCTGCACAAATTCCCCGACACCGGCACCATCGGCGCGCGAATCCAGCTCGCCGAACTCGACTACGTCACGCAGTCGCAGGCCGCGATGACGTCGCTGTCGGAGAACTATGTGGGGCTGCCGTTCTAG
- a CDS encoding PaaI family thioesterase, translated as MISPDIPAGFEPHFRKAPLTDPWEPLYSRKTDKGVTVGLRLATPHTNSRGLIHGGLIAALADAAMGYSCAQATGWTTSFVTISLSIDYVGTAEIGQWLAVEGEAIKTGSTICFAQCLVKADDAVIARASGTFRVVSKK; from the coding sequence ATGATCTCTCCCGACATTCCCGCCGGCTTCGAGCCGCATTTCCGCAAAGCGCCGCTTACCGATCCCTGGGAGCCGCTCTACTCCAGGAAGACCGACAAAGGCGTCACCGTGGGGTTGCGGCTGGCGACGCCGCACACCAACTCGCGCGGTCTGATCCATGGTGGGTTGATTGCGGCGCTGGCCGATGCCGCCATGGGCTATAGCTGCGCCCAGGCGACGGGCTGGACGACGTCGTTCGTGACGATTTCGCTGTCGATCGACTATGTCGGCACAGCCGAGATCGGCCAGTGGCTCGCCGTCGAGGGCGAGGCGATCAAGACCGGCTCCACGATCTGTTTCGCGCAATGCCTGGTCAAGGCCGACGACGCCGTGATCGCGCGGGCGAGCGGCACGTTTCGTGTGGTGTCGAAGAAGTAG
- a CDS encoding LysR family transcriptional regulator: MDRLEAMHVFVTVADLRGFAPAARKLRLSPSAVTRLIAALEEHLGARLLQRTTRQVTLTDVGTRYLERARRILADVEEADGSAREERNRPSGRLVVSAPVGFGRLHVGPVMTTFLKRYPEVACELRLSDHLVNLVEDAVDAAVRIGHLADSSLVARQVGKMRRIVVAAPDYLKRHGEPKTPEALAAHQTIQFGPTNWHFLHEDRDIEVIPNPRFTSNSADAALQYAEAGGGVTRVLAYQAAEGLKRRRLKILLAAYEQPALPIHIVYPTSRLLSAKVRAFVDLVVETAEWRFG; this comes from the coding sequence ATGGACCGCCTGGAGGCCATGCACGTCTTTGTCACCGTCGCCGATCTGCGCGGCTTTGCGCCGGCGGCGCGCAAGTTGCGGCTGTCGCCCTCGGCGGTGACGCGGCTGATCGCGGCGCTGGAGGAGCATCTCGGCGCCCGGCTGTTGCAGCGGACCACACGGCAAGTGACACTGACCGACGTCGGCACGCGCTATCTGGAGCGTGCGCGGCGCATCCTCGCCGATGTCGAGGAGGCCGACGGCTCGGCGCGGGAGGAGCGCAACCGGCCAAGCGGACGCCTGGTGGTCTCGGCCCCGGTCGGCTTCGGCCGTCTGCATGTCGGGCCGGTCATGACGACCTTTCTCAAACGCTATCCCGAGGTCGCCTGCGAATTGCGGCTCTCCGACCATCTCGTCAACCTCGTGGAGGACGCCGTCGACGCCGCGGTCCGAATCGGTCACCTCGCCGATTCCTCGCTGGTGGCGCGCCAGGTCGGCAAGATGCGGCGGATCGTGGTGGCCGCGCCCGACTATCTCAAGCGCCACGGCGAGCCCAAGACGCCGGAAGCTCTCGCCGCGCATCAGACCATCCAGTTCGGGCCGACCAACTGGCACTTCCTGCATGAGGACCGCGACATCGAGGTGATCCCGAACCCGCGCTTCACGAGCAACAGTGCCGACGCCGCCCTGCAATATGCCGAAGCCGGCGGCGGCGTGACGCGGGTGCTGGCCTATCAGGCCGCCGAGGGACTGAAGCGCAGGCGACTGAAAATCCTGCTGGCGGCATATGAGCAGCCGGCGCTGCCGATCCACATCGTCTACCCGACCTCGCGCCTGCTCTCCGCCAAGGTGCGCGCGTTCGTCGATCTCGTGGTGGAAACGGCAGAATGGAGGTTTGGGTAG
- a CDS encoding pyridoxamine 5'-phosphate oxidase family protein produces MPEIETYASDVAFTPAVKSIQARKGSRESYAHAEQRGWRTEVDDNLAAFLAGANSFYLATASADGQPYIQHRGGPKGLLKVLDRQTLAFTDYAGNRQYITQGNLSENSKAYIFVMDYAHRHRIKIWGEARVVEDDEALTASLMPKGYRARPEQVILFKIAAWDTNCPQHIPQKFDAGDVAAALAARDQRIAELEAEVAALKGERASAP; encoded by the coding sequence ATGCCAGAAATTGAGACCTACGCAAGCGACGTGGCGTTTACGCCGGCGGTGAAATCGATCCAGGCCCGAAAGGGGTCGCGCGAAAGCTATGCTCATGCCGAGCAGCGCGGCTGGCGTACCGAGGTCGATGACAATCTCGCGGCCTTCCTGGCCGGCGCTAACAGTTTTTATCTCGCTACTGCTTCGGCCGATGGACAGCCCTACATCCAGCACCGCGGAGGCCCCAAAGGCCTCTTGAAAGTACTGGACAGGCAGACACTGGCTTTCACGGACTACGCTGGCAACCGGCAATACATCACGCAGGGAAACCTGTCCGAAAATTCGAAAGCCTACATCTTCGTGATGGACTACGCCCATCGCCACCGGATCAAGATCTGGGGTGAGGCGCGCGTCGTCGAGGACGACGAGGCGCTCACCGCGTCCCTGATGCCAAAGGGTTACCGGGCGCGGCCGGAGCAGGTGATCCTGTTCAAGATCGCAGCCTGGGACACCAACTGCCCGCAGCACATTCCGCAGAAGTTCGACGCAGGCGATGTCGCGGCGGCGCTGGCGGCAAGGGATCAGCGGATCGCTGAACTGGAAGCAGAAGTGGCGGCGTTGAAGGGGGAGAGGGCCAGCGCTCCTTGA
- a CDS encoding ABC transporter ATP-binding protein has translation MSALLTVTDAHVAYGKVEAVRSVSLEVGANQIVTIVGANGAGKTTLLSAIMGILPLKGRVAFAGHDLARLDIEDRVAIGLGLVPEHRELFVTMNVEDNLELGAFRIERTKAKASMERVYTLFPRLKERRKQLAGTLSGGEQQMLAMGRALMGEPKLLMLDEPSLGLAPIIVADIFRIVTELRASGVSVLLVEQNAQAALKIADQAYVMELGEFVLSGKASDIAANERVAASYLGFQHEGASVL, from the coding sequence ATGAGCGCGCTGTTGACCGTCACTGACGCGCATGTCGCCTATGGCAAGGTCGAGGCGGTACGCTCTGTCTCGCTCGAGGTCGGCGCCAACCAGATCGTCACCATCGTCGGTGCCAACGGCGCCGGCAAGACCACGCTGCTCTCCGCCATCATGGGCATCCTGCCGCTGAAAGGCCGCGTCGCCTTTGCCGGGCACGATCTCGCCCGGCTCGACATCGAGGACCGCGTCGCGATCGGGCTTGGCCTCGTGCCGGAGCACCGCGAATTGTTCGTGACCATGAACGTCGAGGACAATCTCGAGCTCGGTGCCTTCCGCATCGAGCGAACCAAGGCGAAAGCCTCGATGGAGCGCGTCTACACGCTGTTTCCACGCCTGAAGGAACGGCGCAAGCAGCTCGCCGGCACGCTTTCCGGCGGCGAGCAGCAGATGCTCGCGATGGGCCGCGCGCTGATGGGTGAGCCGAAACTGCTGATGCTGGACGAGCCGAGCCTCGGCCTCGCGCCGATCATCGTCGCCGACATCTTCCGCATCGTCACCGAGCTGCGCGCCAGCGGCGTCTCGGTGCTGCTGGTCGAGCAGAACGCACAGGCCGCCTTGAAGATCGCGGACCAGGCTTACGTGATGGAGCTCGGTGAGTTCGTGCTCAGCGGCAAGGCCAGCGACATCGCGGCGAACGAGCGGGTCGCGGCCAGCTATCTCGGCTTCCAGCACGAAGGCGCGAGCGTGCTGTAG